One genomic window of Solanum dulcamara chromosome 12, daSolDulc1.2, whole genome shotgun sequence includes the following:
- the LOC129876972 gene encoding glutamyl-tRNA(Gln) amidotransferase subunit A, chloroplastic/mitochondrial isoform X2, with product MLSSVQTPRLLRFQSFSLKCLHTHPTPSPPPLSQILTIRKSLLSREISAVDLAGTFLNRLRNTEPHLKSFLYVSEVVLKEAEEIDRKIAENEELGPLAGVLVGVKDNICTFDMPSTAGSKILENYRPPFDATAVGKMKKCGAIVIGKTNMDEFGMGSTTEGSAYQEVPDFASQFIARDHLDCKPLKGLRVGLIRETIEDGVDPDVISSIRGAASHLEDLGCTVSEVSLPSFSLGLPAYYILASSESSSNLSRYDGVRYGKQVVADELNSLYGESRAGGLGSEVKMRILMGTYALSAGYYDAYYKRAQQVRTLVRESFKAALDENDILISPAAPSAAYKIGEKKNDPLSMYAGDIMTVNVNLAGLPALVLPCGFVDSSDVFLPVGIQMIGAAFEEEKLLKVGHIFEQTLQGCSFIPPLVADELAC from the exons ATGCTATCTTCAGTTCAAACTCCTCGTCTTCTCCGTTTCCAATCCTTCTCTCTCAAATGCCTCCACACCCACCCCACCCCCTCCCCACCCCCACTTTCCCAAATCCTCACAATCCGTAAATCCCTTTTATCCCGTGAAATCTCAGCCGTTGATCTCGCCGGAACATTCTTGAACCGGTTACGCAAtaccgaaccccacctcaagAGCTTTCTGTATGTATCCGAAGTTGTATTGAAGGAAGCTGAGGAGATTGATAGGAAGATTGCGGAGAATGAGGAATTAGGTCCTCTTGCTGGGGTTTTGGTTGGGGTTAAGGATAATATTTGTACTTTTGATATGCCATCAACTGCAGGGTCAAAGATTTTGGAAAATTATCGACCCCCTTTTGATGCTACTGCTGTTGGGAAGATGAAAAAGTGTGGTGCCATTGTTATTGGGAAAACGAATATGGATGAATTTGGTATGGGGAGTACTACTGAAGGCTCTGCTTATcag GAAGTTCCCGACTTTGCTTCCCAATTTATTGCAAGAGATCATTTGGACTGCAAACCTCTGAAAGGACTGAGAGTTGGTCTAATCCGTGAAACCATTGAAGATGGTGTTGACCCGGACGTAATTTCTTCAATCCGTGGTGCTGCTAGTCATCTTGAAGATCTTGGATGCACTGTCAGTGAG GTCTCTTTGCCATCCTTCTCTCTTGGATTGCCAGCTTACTATATCCTGGCTTCATCTGAATCTTCTTCGAATTTGTCCCGTTATGATGGTGTCAG GTATGGGAAACAAGTTGTTGCTGATGAGCTGAACTCCCTATATGGGGAATCCCGTGCCGGAGGCTTAGGTTCTGAG gtGAAAATGAGAATCCTAATGGGGACATATGCTCTGTCTGCTGGTTATTATGATGCATATTACAAGCGAGCCCAGCAG GTTAGGACTTTGGTAAGGGAAAGCTTCAAGGCAGCATTAGATGAGAACGATATTTTGATTTCACCTGCTGCACCATCAGCAGCTTACAAAATTG GTGAAAAGAAGAACGATCCGTTGTCAATGTATGCTGGTGATATTATGACT GTCAATGTCAACTTAGCTGGTCTTCCAGCATTAGTTCTCCCTTGTGGGTTTGTTGATAGCAGTGATGTGTTCCTTCCCGTTGGTATTCAGATGATTGGTGCTGCATTTGAAGAG GAGAAGTTGCTTAAGGTAGGGCATATCTTTGAGCAGACACTGCAAGGCTGCTCTTTTATTCCTCCTCTAGTAGCTGATGAATTGGCATGCTAG
- the LOC129876972 gene encoding glutamyl-tRNA(Gln) amidotransferase subunit A, chloroplastic/mitochondrial isoform X1: protein MLSSVQTPRLLRFQSFSLKCLHTHPTPSPPPLSQILTIRKSLLSREISAVDLAGTFLNRLRNTEPHLKSFLYVSEVVLKEAEEIDRKIAENEELGPLAGVLVGVKDNICTFDMPSTAGSKILENYRPPFDATAVGKMKKCGAIVIGKTNMDEFGMGSTTEGSAYQVTANPWDLSRVPGGSSGGSAAAVSARQCMVSLGSDTGGSVRQPASFCGVVGLKPTYGRVSRYGLVAYASSLDVIGCFGSSVADAGILLHAISGHDKFDATSNKKEVPDFASQFIARDHLDCKPLKGLRVGLIRETIEDGVDPDVISSIRGAASHLEDLGCTVSEVSLPSFSLGLPAYYILASSESSSNLSRYDGVRYGKQVVADELNSLYGESRAGGLGSEVKMRILMGTYALSAGYYDAYYKRAQQVRTLVRESFKAALDENDILISPAAPSAAYKIGEKKNDPLSMYAGDIMTVNVNLAGLPALVLPCGFVDSSDVFLPVGIQMIGAAFEEEKLLKVGHIFEQTLQGCSFIPPLVADELAC from the exons ATGCTATCTTCAGTTCAAACTCCTCGTCTTCTCCGTTTCCAATCCTTCTCTCTCAAATGCCTCCACACCCACCCCACCCCCTCCCCACCCCCACTTTCCCAAATCCTCACAATCCGTAAATCCCTTTTATCCCGTGAAATCTCAGCCGTTGATCTCGCCGGAACATTCTTGAACCGGTTACGCAAtaccgaaccccacctcaagAGCTTTCTGTATGTATCCGAAGTTGTATTGAAGGAAGCTGAGGAGATTGATAGGAAGATTGCGGAGAATGAGGAATTAGGTCCTCTTGCTGGGGTTTTGGTTGGGGTTAAGGATAATATTTGTACTTTTGATATGCCATCAACTGCAGGGTCAAAGATTTTGGAAAATTATCGACCCCCTTTTGATGCTACTGCTGTTGGGAAGATGAAAAAGTGTGGTGCCATTGTTATTGGGAAAACGAATATGGATGAATTTGGTATGGGGAGTACTACTGAAGGCTCTGCTTATcag GTGACAGCAAATCCTTGGGATTTGTCCCGGGTACCAGGTGGTTCATCTGGGGGCTCAGCTGCTGCTGTTTCTGCTAGACAATGTATGGTATCATTGGGAAGTGATACTGGTGGAAGTGTTAGGCAACCGGCATCTTTCTGTGGTGTTGTTGGTCTGAAGCCAACATATGGGCGTGTCTCCAGATACGGACTTGTGGCATATGCTTCATCTCTAGATGTTATTGGTTGTTTTGGCTCATCAGTTGCCGATGCAGGCATTCTCCTTCATGCAATTTCTGGTCACGACAAGTTTGACGCAACAAGTAACAAGAAA GAAGTTCCCGACTTTGCTTCCCAATTTATTGCAAGAGATCATTTGGACTGCAAACCTCTGAAAGGACTGAGAGTTGGTCTAATCCGTGAAACCATTGAAGATGGTGTTGACCCGGACGTAATTTCTTCAATCCGTGGTGCTGCTAGTCATCTTGAAGATCTTGGATGCACTGTCAGTGAG GTCTCTTTGCCATCCTTCTCTCTTGGATTGCCAGCTTACTATATCCTGGCTTCATCTGAATCTTCTTCGAATTTGTCCCGTTATGATGGTGTCAG GTATGGGAAACAAGTTGTTGCTGATGAGCTGAACTCCCTATATGGGGAATCCCGTGCCGGAGGCTTAGGTTCTGAG gtGAAAATGAGAATCCTAATGGGGACATATGCTCTGTCTGCTGGTTATTATGATGCATATTACAAGCGAGCCCAGCAG GTTAGGACTTTGGTAAGGGAAAGCTTCAAGGCAGCATTAGATGAGAACGATATTTTGATTTCACCTGCTGCACCATCAGCAGCTTACAAAATTG GTGAAAAGAAGAACGATCCGTTGTCAATGTATGCTGGTGATATTATGACT GTCAATGTCAACTTAGCTGGTCTTCCAGCATTAGTTCTCCCTTGTGGGTTTGTTGATAGCAGTGATGTGTTCCTTCCCGTTGGTATTCAGATGATTGGTGCTGCATTTGAAGAG GAGAAGTTGCTTAAGGTAGGGCATATCTTTGAGCAGACACTGCAAGGCTGCTCTTTTATTCCTCCTCTAGTAGCTGATGAATTGGCATGCTAG
- the LOC129875853 gene encoding uncharacterized protein LOC129875853: protein MTSPKIQKEIVSACKIETVKVILDELNGDYFALLVDESFDVSRKEQMAIVFRYIDRKGFVMERLIDIVHVQDTSAPSLKEAIVNLLAQHSLSPSSVRGQCYDGASNMQGEINGLKMLIRQESRSAHSIHCFAHQLQLTLVGVSKKCVEVGKLVVLVSNILNVLGSSFKHMDELRDSQKEIIKEALDMGELTTGRGLNQQLGLSRACDTRWGSHYKSFNNFIIMFGSILDVLESLALDARTLDERAKAMGHLEACRTYEVAFMLHLMRDVLGITNELNKCLQKKEQDIANAMLLVEVAKRSSLRSRRKLANYTISHHYRVEVFCNIIDWQLQELNNRFDEVTTDLLHGIACLNPINSFSSFDIKKVMRMAELYPDDFDESNMNALRNQLASYIVDVRDVDERFSDINGLCDLSKRLVQTKKYFTYPLVFRLVKLALLLPVVTASVERAFSAMKFIKNDLRSQMSDDFFSGCLVPYLEKDVFDSISNDAIIKTFQDMKPRRIQL, encoded by the exons ATGACTTCTCCAAAGATTCAAAAAGAAATTGTGAGTGCATGTAAAATAGAGACCGTTAAAGTTATTCTTGATGAATTAAATGGTGATTACTTTGCCTTGCTCGTTGATGAATCCTTTGATGTGTCACGCAAGGAGCAAATGGCTATTGTATTTCGATATATTGATAGAAAGGGATTTGTGATGGAGCGACTTATTGACATTGTTCATGTTCAAGATACTAGTGCTCCATCTCTAAAGGAGGCAATTGTTAATTTACTCGCTCAACATTCTTTGAGTCCATCAAGTGTGCGTGGACAATGTTATGATGGGGCAAGCAATATGCAAGGTGAGATCAATGgccttaaaatgttgattagGCAAGAAAGTAGATCGGCTCATTCCATCCATTGTTTTGCTCATCAACTTCAACTAACTCTTGTTGGGGTCTCTAAAAAGTGTGTTGAAGTGGGAAAACTTGTAGTATTGgtctcaaatattttaaatgtattgGGATCATCTTTTAAACATATGGATGAATTACGTGattctcaaaaagaaataattaaagagGCATTAGATATGGGTGAACTTACAACCGGTAGGGGCTTGAATCAACAACTTGGTCTTTCAAGAGCTTGTGACACTCGTTGGGGATCTCATTATAAatcctttaataattttattattatgtttggcTCTATTCTTGATGTTCTTGAATCACTTGCTCTTGATGCACGAACTTTGGATGAAAGAGCTAAGGCAATGGGACATCTCGAAGCTTGTCGAACATATGAGGTTGCTTTCATGTTGCATTTGATGAGAGATGTTTTAGGAATTACAAATGAGCTTAATAAATGCTTACAAAAAAAGGAGCAAGATATTGCAAATGCCATGCTACTTGTTGAAGTAGCAAAGAGAAG CTCTTTAAGATCACGACGAAAGCTTGCTAACTATACAATCTCACATCATTATCGTGTTGAAGTGTTTTGCAATATTATTGATTggcaacttcaagaacttaataATCGTTTTGATGAGGTGACTACCGATTTGCTCCATGGAATTGCTTGCTTGAATCcaattaactcattttcaagttttgaCATCAAAAAAGTAATGAGAATGGCGGAATTATATCCAGATGACTTTGATGAATCTAATATGAATGCTCTTAGGAATCAACTTGCAAGTTATATTGTTGATGTTCGTGATGTTGATGAAAGGTTCTCCGATATAAATGGGCTTTGTGATCTTTCCAAAAGATTAGTTCAGACAAAGAAATATTTTACTTATCCTTTGGTATTCCGTTTAGTGAAACTTGCTCTACTTCTACCAGTTGTCACTGCCTCCGTTGAAAGAGCTTTTTCGGCAATGAAGTTTATTAAGAATGACTTGCGGAGCCAAATGAGTGATGATTTTTTTAGTGGTTGTTTGGTGCCTTATTTAGAAAAAGATGTATTTGATAGTATTTCTAATGATGCTATTATTAAGACATTTCAAGATATGAAACCTCGTAGAATACAATTGTAA